From a region of the Thiomicrorhabdus sp. genome:
- the greA gene encoding transcription elongation factor GreA produces MQKHPMTKEGADALQAELNKLKKEDRPRITQAIADAREHGDLKENAEYHAAREQQGLAEARISQIEAQLSNAQIIDVTKLNPGGKIVFGATVTVLNIDTDAELTYKIVGNEESDVKANKISVNSPIARALIGKEEGDEVIVQAPSGNIDYEIVEVQYI; encoded by the coding sequence ATGCAAAAACATCCTATGACAAAAGAAGGTGCTGATGCACTTCAAGCAGAATTAAATAAGCTTAAAAAAGAAGATAGACCACGTATTACTCAAGCAATAGCTGATGCTCGTGAACATGGCGATTTAAAAGAAAATGCTGAATACCATGCAGCACGTGAACAGCAAGGTTTAGCAGAAGCCCGAATTAGCCAAATTGAAGCTCAGCTTTCTAATGCTCAAATTATTGATGTCACTAAATTAAATCCAGGTGGCAAAATCGTATTTGGTGCAACCGTTACGGTTTTAAATATTGATACTGATGCTGAATTGACTTATAAAATTGTTGGTAATGAAGAGTCTGACGTTAAAGCGAACAAAATTTCTGTAAACTCGCCAATCGCTCGTGCTTTAATTGGTAAAGAAGAGGGTGACGAGGTGATTGTGCAAGCACCGAGTGGAAATATTGATTACGAGATTGTTGAAGTTCAATATATCTAA
- a CDS encoding DUF4149 domain-containing protein translates to MKFFAVIKSPAFYFASSQVLYLVLTTMLITVGYIVTPVLFDQLSSKIAGDIAGILFQFSGYITLAFLVLLLIWQLTLKVKFSFSWPNILSFSIMLILLWWINPLMSEIKAKNPLGVTPNSADWPLFASLHGAYQIGYLVVIIMLIWGVVKSAKALGLSMIK, encoded by the coding sequence ATGAAGTTTTTTGCAGTTATAAAATCACCTGCTTTTTATTTTGCCTCTAGTCAGGTTTTATATTTAGTTTTAACCACAATGTTAATTACGGTTGGTTATATCGTTACTCCAGTTTTATTTGACCAATTAAGTTCAAAAATTGCAGGTGATATTGCAGGCATTTTGTTTCAATTTTCTGGCTATATCACATTGGCTTTTTTGGTTTTGCTTTTGATTTGGCAGTTAACTTTAAAGGTTAAGTTTAGTTTTAGTTGGCCAAATATTTTATCTTTCTCAATAATGTTGATTTTATTGTGGTGGATTAACCCTTTAATGAGTGAAATTAAAGCGAAAAATCCATTAGGTGTTACTCCTAATTCTGCTGATTGGCCTCTTTTTGCAAGTTTACACGGGGCTTACCAAATAGGCTATCTTGTTGTAATTATTATGTTAATTTGGGGTGTGGTAAAGTCTGCAAAAGCCTTGGGATTAAGCATGATTAAGTGA
- a CDS encoding ferritin-like domain-containing protein, with protein MSQNLFESVYACLMEKDLNRKVTMLSQLQEDWSNDVFELSPTQSIVRVPDAGRPEKPELVPPKDLPKRRLGSNEGHASLMHSIAHIEFNAVNLALDAIYRFQNMPYEYYRDWLGVAGEESYHFQIVREHLNSLGYEYGDMPAHDGLWMTTYETDHDPLIRMALVPRTLEARGLDVTPPMISKLRSIGDKRGVEILKILLRDEIGHVEVGTRWFRYLCKERNLNPFDEFQHIIENYFHGDLRGPFNFEARQQAGFCEQEISWLKSIS; from the coding sequence ATGTCGCAAAACCTATTTGAATCAGTCTATGCCTGCTTGATGGAAAAAGACTTAAATCGTAAAGTCACGATGCTTTCTCAATTACAAGAAGATTGGTCTAATGATGTATTTGAACTTTCTCCAACACAAAGCATAGTACGAGTACCTGATGCCGGAAGACCTGAAAAACCAGAGCTGGTTCCACCAAAAGATTTACCAAAACGTCGTTTAGGTTCTAATGAAGGCCATGCCTCTTTAATGCACTCTATTGCTCATATTGAATTTAATGCGGTTAACTTAGCATTAGATGCTATTTACCGTTTTCAAAATATGCCGTACGAATATTATCGTGATTGGCTAGGTGTGGCAGGTGAAGAGTCTTATCATTTTCAGATAGTAAGAGAGCATTTAAATAGCCTTGGTTATGAATATGGTGACATGCCAGCACATGATGGTTTATGGATGACAACTTACGAAACCGACCATGATCCATTAATCAGAATGGCTTTAGTGCCTAGAACCTTAGAAGCCCGTGGGTTAGACGTGACACCGCCAATGATTAGTAAGCTGCGCTCAATTGGTGATAAGCGTGGGGTGGAGATTTTAAAAATTCTACTGCGGGATGAAATTGGTCATGTTGAGGTTGGAACTCGCTGGTTCCGTTATTTGTGTAAAGAACGTAATTTAAATCCGTTTGATGAGTTTCAACATATTATAGAGAACTACTTTCATGGAGATTTACGCGGCCCATTCAATTTTGAAGCACGCCAGCAAGCGGGCTTTTGTGAGCAAGAAATCAGTTGGTTAAAATCTATTTCTTAA
- a CDS encoding ROK family protein, with protein sequence MVQIRFGIDLGGTKIEIIGLLVKQNDKQVTSETIYQKRIATPKGDYAATLNAITDLVTNAEAALSKEYQSFLPGLVGVGIPGAISLKTGKVKNANSVWLIGEDLQGDLQAKLNRPVKLANDANCFALSEATDGAGQNINQATNIVFGVIIGTGCGGGVVVNGQILNGINAIGGEWGHNPLPWMTQDDIAMDCYCGLQGCNETFLSGSGFENHYFQRTGLVKTAQQIVALSEQGDKEAEQLMQDYITWLAKGLASVINVIDPDVIVLGGGMSNIDRLYRDIPKIWQKWVFSDVVDTKLLPPKFGDSSGVRGAAWL encoded by the coding sequence ATGGTACAAATACGTTTTGGCATTGATTTAGGCGGTACCAAAATTGAAATCATAGGCTTATTGGTAAAGCAAAATGATAAACAGGTTACCTCTGAAACTATTTATCAAAAGCGTATTGCAACACCAAAGGGTGACTATGCAGCCACTCTTAACGCCATTACTGATTTGGTTACCAATGCAGAAGCTGCTCTTTCTAAAGAGTACCAAAGCTTTTTACCAGGCCTGGTAGGTGTTGGTATTCCTGGAGCAATCTCTTTAAAAACAGGTAAAGTGAAAAATGCCAATTCTGTTTGGTTGATTGGTGAAGATTTGCAAGGCGATTTGCAAGCAAAACTGAATCGCCCAGTAAAATTAGCGAATGATGCGAACTGTTTTGCACTTTCTGAAGCGACAGATGGTGCAGGACAAAATATTAACCAAGCCACTAATATCGTATTTGGTGTGATTATTGGTACGGGTTGTGGCGGCGGAGTGGTCGTTAATGGCCAAATCCTCAATGGTATCAATGCCATTGGCGGAGAGTGGGGTCATAACCCGTTGCCTTGGATGACTCAAGATGATATTGCCATGGATTGTTATTGCGGGTTGCAAGGTTGTAATGAGACGTTTTTGTCCGGTAGTGGTTTTGAAAATCATTATTTTCAACGTACAGGCCTGGTAAAAACGGCCCAGCAAATTGTGGCTTTAAGTGAGCAGGGTGATAAAGAAGCCGAGCAATTAATGCAAGATTATATTACTTGGTTAGCTAAAGGTCTGGCGAGTGTCATTAACGTAATCGACCCCGATGTAATTGTGCTGGGTGGCGGCATGTCAAATATTGATCGCTTATATAGAGATATCCCTAAAATTTGGCAAAAATGGGTATTTAGTGATGTGGTTGATACCAAATTGCTACCGCCAAAGTTTGGTGACTCTAGTGGGGTTAGAGGGGCGGCTTGGTTGTAA
- the amrA gene encoding AmmeMemoRadiSam system protein A: MKLNNENVNQLFTLAKSTIENGVLQKSMDLPFAELKQQSPFNSMAATFVTLHLQQQLRGCIGTLEAHRSLYDDVVYNAYAAAFKDPRFSPVSALEIDDLNLEISILSEPEEITQCDNKADLVEQLTPFKDGLIISDGVRRATFLPSVWQQLEDKHLFVEHLMRKAGIFSWSDSIQCSRYFVESYENDWRNI, encoded by the coding sequence ATGAAATTGAATAATGAAAATGTTAATCAGCTTTTTACGCTTGCTAAATCGACTATAGAAAATGGTGTTTTGCAAAAATCAATGGATTTACCTTTTGCAGAGCTAAAACAGCAGAGTCCATTTAATAGTATGGCTGCTACTTTTGTTACTTTGCATTTACAGCAACAGTTGCGCGGTTGCATTGGTACATTAGAGGCACATCGAAGCTTATATGATGATGTGGTTTACAATGCCTATGCAGCCGCTTTTAAAGATCCTCGATTTAGTCCGGTATCGGCTTTAGAAATTGACGATTTGAATTTGGAAATTTCGATATTGTCTGAACCTGAGGAGATAACTCAATGTGACAACAAAGCAGATTTAGTTGAACAGTTAACCCCCTTTAAAGATGGTTTGATTATTTCTGATGGTGTACGACGAGCGACTTTTTTACCCTCAGTATGGCAGCAACTTGAAGATAAGCATCTTTTCGTCGAGCATTTAATGCGAAAAGCGGGGATTTTTAGTTGGTCAGATTCCATTCAATGTTCCCGTTATTTTGTTGAATCCTATGAAAATGATTGGAGAAATATTTAA
- the carB gene encoding carbamoyl-phosphate synthase large subunit — MPKRSDIQSIMIIGAGPIIIGQACEFDYSGVQACKALKEEGYRVILVNSNPATIMTDPDMADATYIEPIEWKTVETIIAKERPDAILPTMGGQTALNCALDLDEKGVLAKYGVELIGANADAIDKAENRDRFRQAMTKIGLDMPKSDVAHNMEEAWAIQAEVGFPTVIRPSFTLGGSGGGIAYNKQEFEQICKFGLDLSPTKELLIEESIEGWKEYEMEVVRDKNDNSIIVCSIENLDPMGVHTGDSITVAPAQTLTDKEYQIMRNASLAVLREIGVETGGSNVQFSIHPDTGRMIIIEMNPRVSRSSALASKATGFPIAKIAAKLAVGYTLDELSNDITNGATPASFEPTIDYVVTKVPRFTFEKFPQAQNRLSTQMKSVGEVMAMGRNFQESIQKALRGLETDKSGFDEIMPLATMEEKEIKDKLRQELRNPGAERLWYVADAFRAGWDLETVFDICKIDPWFLAQIKELIDMEDDIKQRGLDALDETYLRNLKRKGFSDNRLAKLLDTDAAFVRKFRHTLNIRPVFKRVDTCAAEFETSTAYMYSTYDEECEAKPTDREKIMILGGGPNRIGQGIEFDYCCVHAAMAMRDDGYETIMVNCNPETVSTDYDTSDRLYFEPLTLEDVLEIVEVEKPKGVIVQYGGQTPLKLAEDLEAAGVPIVGTSPESIDLAEDRERFQKILNDNDLLQPPNRTATNAGEAAALAKEIGYPLVVRPSYVLGGRGMEIVYDEANLMRYMQAAIDVSNESPVLLDRFLDDAVELDVDAICDGEQVVIGGIMEHIEQAGIHSGDSACSLPPYSISDEVQDRIRIQVEKMAYALGVVGLMNTQFAVKGDDIYVLEVNPRASRTVPFVSKAIGHPLAKIAARCMVGQKLKDQGFTSEVKPEHYSVKEAVFPFIKFLGVDPILGPEMKSTGEVMGVGTSFAQAYSKASLAAGTVLPRSGKAFLSVRKADRERVIGLAEKLIAKGFEIVATRGTAASLKEAGVECEAVNKVTEGRPNIVDSIMNEEIALIVNTSDGSVSIQDSSSIRREALMHKTCYTTTIAGAFAMVAAMDHLDDQPVTRLQDLH, encoded by the coding sequence ATGCCAAAAAGAAGTGATATACAAAGTATTATGATTATTGGTGCTGGCCCTATTATTATCGGGCAAGCATGTGAATTTGATTATTCTGGAGTTCAAGCGTGTAAAGCACTTAAAGAAGAGGGCTACCGTGTCATCTTAGTAAACTCTAACCCAGCAACTATTATGACTGACCCTGATATGGCTGATGCAACCTATATCGAGCCAATTGAGTGGAAAACAGTTGAAACGATTATTGCAAAAGAACGTCCAGATGCAATTTTGCCAACCATGGGTGGGCAAACAGCGCTGAACTGTGCTTTAGATTTAGATGAAAAAGGCGTATTAGCCAAATACGGTGTTGAGTTGATTGGTGCGAATGCCGACGCTATCGATAAAGCTGAAAACCGTGACCGTTTCCGTCAAGCAATGACTAAAATCGGTCTTGATATGCCTAAGTCTGATGTGGCTCACAATATGGAAGAAGCTTGGGCTATTCAAGCTGAAGTTGGTTTTCCAACGGTTATCCGCCCATCATTCACTTTAGGTGGTTCTGGTGGTGGTATTGCCTACAACAAACAAGAATTTGAACAAATTTGTAAATTTGGTTTGGACCTTTCTCCTACTAAAGAACTTTTGATTGAAGAATCAATTGAAGGTTGGAAAGAGTATGAGATGGAAGTGGTACGTGACAAAAACGACAACTCTATTATTGTTTGTTCAATCGAAAACTTAGATCCAATGGGTGTACACACTGGTGACTCAATTACTGTTGCACCAGCACAGACCTTAACAGATAAAGAATATCAAATCATGCGTAATGCCTCTTTGGCAGTATTGCGTGAGATTGGAGTTGAAACGGGTGGTTCTAACGTTCAATTCTCAATCCACCCTGATACAGGGCGTATGATTATTATTGAGATGAACCCACGTGTATCTCGTTCCTCAGCTTTAGCATCGAAAGCAACTGGTTTCCCAATTGCTAAAATTGCAGCAAAATTAGCCGTGGGTTACACGCTTGATGAGCTATCTAATGATATTACTAATGGCGCAACACCAGCATCGTTTGAACCAACGATTGATTACGTAGTAACAAAAGTTCCTCGTTTCACATTTGAGAAGTTCCCTCAAGCTCAAAACCGTCTATCGACACAGATGAAGTCGGTTGGTGAAGTGATGGCGATGGGTCGTAACTTCCAAGAGTCTATTCAAAAAGCATTACGTGGTTTAGAAACCGATAAATCTGGATTTGATGAAATCATGCCATTGGCAACGATGGAAGAAAAAGAAATCAAAGATAAACTACGTCAAGAATTACGTAATCCAGGAGCTGAGCGTCTTTGGTACGTTGCAGATGCATTCCGCGCAGGTTGGGATCTAGAAACCGTTTTTGATATTTGTAAAATTGACCCATGGTTCTTAGCACAAATTAAAGAACTGATTGATATGGAAGATGATATCAAACAGCGTGGTTTAGATGCATTAGATGAGACTTACCTACGTAATTTAAAACGCAAAGGTTTCTCAGATAACCGTTTGGCTAAGTTGCTTGATACGGATGCAGCGTTTGTTCGTAAGTTCCGCCATACCTTAAATATTCGTCCAGTATTTAAACGTGTTGATACCTGTGCGGCAGAATTTGAAACGTCTACTGCTTACATGTACTCAACTTATGATGAAGAGTGTGAAGCAAAACCAACAGATCGTGAAAAAATCATGATTTTAGGTGGTGGTCCAAACCGTATTGGTCAAGGTATTGAGTTTGATTACTGTTGTGTTCACGCGGCAATGGCTATGCGTGATGATGGTTATGAAACCATTATGGTTAACTGTAACCCTGAAACGGTTTCAACAGATTACGACACTTCTGATCGTCTGTATTTTGAGCCGTTAACACTTGAAGACGTTCTTGAGATTGTTGAAGTTGAAAAACCTAAGGGTGTCATTGTTCAGTATGGTGGTCAAACACCACTTAAATTGGCAGAAGATTTAGAAGCGGCAGGGGTACCAATTGTGGGTACGTCTCCAGAGTCTATCGATTTAGCTGAAGACCGTGAACGTTTCCAAAAAATTCTAAATGATAATGACCTACTTCAGCCACCTAACCGTACAGCAACTAATGCTGGTGAAGCGGCGGCTTTAGCAAAAGAAATTGGTTATCCTTTAGTGGTTCGTCCATCTTATGTATTAGGTGGTCGAGGTATGGAAATTGTTTATGACGAAGCGAACCTAATGCGTTATATGCAAGCTGCAATTGATGTATCTAATGAATCACCAGTTTTATTAGACCGTTTCTTAGATGATGCGGTTGAGCTTGATGTAGATGCCATTTGTGATGGTGAGCAAGTCGTAATTGGTGGGATTATGGAACACATTGAGCAAGCGGGTATTCACTCTGGTGACTCAGCATGTTCATTACCTCCATACAGTATCTCTGATGAAGTGCAAGATCGTATTCGTATTCAAGTTGAAAAGATGGCATACGCTTTAGGTGTAGTTGGTCTTATGAATACACAGTTTGCGGTTAAGGGTGACGATATCTATGTTCTTGAGGTTAACCCACGTGCATCACGTACGGTTCCTTTTGTTTCAAAAGCAATTGGTCACCCATTGGCTAAGATTGCGGCTCGTTGTATGGTGGGTCAAAAATTAAAAGACCAAGGCTTTACTTCTGAAGTAAAACCAGAACATTATTCCGTAAAAGAAGCGGTATTCCCATTCATTAAATTCTTGGGTGTGGATCCAATTCTTGGGCCTGAAATGAAATCAACAGGTGAAGTTATGGGTGTAGGTACGAGCTTTGCTCAAGCTTACTCAAAAGCTTCATTGGCTGCGGGTACGGTATTACCACGTTCAGGTAAGGCATTTTTATCTGTTCGTAAAGCAGACCGTGAACGTGTGATTGGTTTAGCGGAGAAATTGATTGCCAAAGGTTTTGAAATTGTTGCAACACGCGGAACTGCGGCTTCTTTAAAAGAAGCAGGCGTTGAGTGTGAAGCGGTCAATAAGGTGACTGAAGGTCGTCCAAACATTGTTGACTCAATTATGAACGAAGAGATTGCTTTGATTGTCAATACTTCTGATGGTTCGGTTAGTATTCAAGATTCATCATCTATTCGTCGTGAAGCTTTAATGCATAAGACATGTTATACAACAACTATTGCGGGTGCTTTTGCAATGGTTGCGGCTATGGATCATTTAGATGATCAGCCTGTAACACGTTTACAAGATTTACACTAA
- the carA gene encoding glutamine-hydrolyzing carbamoyl-phosphate synthase small subunit, producing the protein MTQALLALEDGTLFWGTSLGAEGETTGEVVFNTSLTGYQEILTDPSYFKQIVTLTYPHIGNVGVNAEDEESPNIMAQGLVIKDCPPVMSNFRAEKSLPDYLKEQNVVAIADIDTRKLTRILRDKGAQSGVIVAGENIDAEDAVAKAKAFSGLKGLDLAKEVTTAETYVWTEGSWSLGKGHADCSANNDFHVVAYDYGVKRNILRMIADRGCKLTVVPAKTPAEDVLAMNPDGIFLSNGPGDPEPCDYAIEAIQKVLETDIPVFGICLGHQLLALASGAKTVKMKFGHHGANHPVQDMDSKKVMITSQNHGFAVDGETLPANLKATHKSLFDGSLQGISRTDKSAFSFQGHPEASPGPHDVAPLFDQFIDNMKNAKNA; encoded by the coding sequence ATGACACAAGCTTTGCTGGCTTTAGAAGACGGAACCCTTTTTTGGGGAACCTCGCTCGGTGCGGAAGGGGAAACAACAGGTGAAGTAGTTTTTAACACCTCGTTGACAGGATACCAAGAGATCCTAACGGATCCTTCTTACTTCAAACAAATCGTTACATTAACCTACCCACATATTGGTAACGTTGGTGTGAATGCAGAGGATGAAGAGTCTCCAAATATCATGGCTCAAGGTCTGGTTATTAAAGACTGTCCACCAGTGATGAGTAACTTCCGTGCAGAGAAAAGCTTGCCTGATTATTTAAAAGAACAAAATGTAGTGGCAATTGCTGATATTGATACTCGCAAGCTAACACGTATTTTGCGTGATAAGGGTGCTCAGTCTGGTGTGATTGTTGCGGGAGAAAATATTGATGCTGAAGATGCTGTGGCAAAAGCCAAAGCATTCAGTGGTCTAAAAGGTTTAGATTTAGCTAAAGAAGTAACGACTGCAGAAACTTATGTTTGGACAGAAGGTTCTTGGTCTTTAGGTAAAGGCCATGCAGATTGTTCTGCCAATAATGATTTTCATGTTGTGGCTTATGACTATGGCGTTAAGCGTAACATCCTGCGCATGATTGCCGACCGTGGTTGCAAATTAACCGTTGTGCCAGCAAAAACTCCAGCCGAAGATGTATTAGCCATGAATCCAGATGGCATTTTCTTGTCGAATGGACCTGGTGATCCAGAGCCATGTGATTATGCGATTGAAGCAATTCAAAAAGTGTTAGAAACAGATATCCCAGTATTTGGTATCTGTTTAGGTCATCAGCTACTTGCTTTAGCGAGCGGAGCAAAAACCGTTAAAATGAAGTTTGGTCATCATGGTGCTAACCACCCTGTACAAGATATGGATTCTAAGAAAGTGATGATTACTTCTCAGAACCACGGTTTTGCGGTAGATGGAGAGACGCTTCCAGCAAACCTAAAAGCTACACATAAATCATTGTTTGATGGTTCTTTACAAGGTATCTCTCGTACAGATAAATCTGCATTTAGCTTCCAGGGTCACCCTGAAGCGAGTCCTGGTCCGCACGATGTTGCACCTTTATTTGACCAGTTTATTGATAACATGAAAAACGCAAAAAACGCGTAA
- a CDS encoding class I SAM-dependent methyltransferase — MQNSVIKLSDKQRLRIQTRHKVSIEQHGYEPQALYWSNREIQEKRFEQLIKLLPPPQKLNHQAWSLLDVGCGFADLLNYLENRDYVPQYTGVDISPDIVLAAKSLHPQQTILQAELADCDFIESQFDYVMLSGALNEVVETEIEGTADNQGDYAKSVIKQMYLIAKKGVAFNLLDNRHPWVKSRFDLQSFIPDEMVNFCQSFADEVTLIEGYLENDFTLYLLKKT, encoded by the coding sequence ATGCAAAACTCAGTGATAAAGCTTTCTGATAAACAGCGATTACGTATTCAAACTCGTCATAAAGTGTCGATAGAACAGCATGGTTATGAACCCCAAGCGTTGTATTGGAGCAATCGTGAGATTCAGGAAAAGCGTTTTGAACAGCTGATTAAACTTTTACCGCCGCCACAAAAACTAAATCACCAGGCCTGGTCTTTATTAGACGTAGGTTGTGGTTTTGCTGATTTACTTAACTATTTAGAAAATCGTGATTATGTACCTCAATATACAGGTGTTGATATCTCTCCTGATATTGTTTTAGCCGCTAAATCCCTTCATCCACAGCAAACAATATTACAAGCCGAATTAGCCGATTGTGACTTTATAGAAAGCCAATTTGATTATGTCATGCTCTCTGGTGCTCTTAATGAAGTGGTTGAAACGGAAATTGAAGGGACTGCAGACAATCAAGGTGACTACGCTAAATCTGTTATAAAACAGATGTATCTGATTGCTAAAAAGGGGGTTGCTTTTAATTTATTAGACAATCGTCATCCTTGGGTAAAAAGCCGTTTTGATTTGCAAAGTTTTATACCCGATGAGATGGTGAATTTTTGTCAATCGTTTGCCGATGAAGTGACCTTAATAGAGGGCTATTTAGAAAACGACTTTACCCTTTATTTACTTAAAAAGACTTAA
- the amrB gene encoding AmmeMemoRadiSam system protein B, whose product MNVRKAAVAGLFYPDSDAQILHFMESCQLALSEQANSEREDAPRVLVMPHAGYVYSGCAAYQGARLWQNHEEIKTIVVIGPAHRVAFEGVATISNEAMATPLGNCVVDYELRDELLNKFEFVGVSDFAHAEEHSLEVELPFIQTFVPEAKILPLLNGRTSAQEVAQIVSYLWNRKDIYFVISSDLSHFHSYEVAQGIDQQTADMIESGEWQALNDERACGYVGIQGVLKHITESQFDEGIHIERLALLNSADTAGDKQRVVGYGTWAIYDSSQGIA is encoded by the coding sequence ATGAATGTTAGAAAAGCTGCAGTAGCAGGCTTGTTTTATCCTGACTCAGATGCGCAAATTCTTCATTTTATGGAATCTTGCCAACTTGCTTTGTCAGAGCAAGCTAATTCTGAAAGAGAAGATGCACCCAGAGTGTTGGTTATGCCGCATGCTGGTTATGTTTATTCTGGTTGTGCGGCCTACCAAGGTGCACGTTTATGGCAAAACCATGAGGAAATTAAGACTATTGTGGTGATTGGCCCAGCTCATAGAGTGGCTTTTGAAGGTGTAGCGACGATTTCTAATGAGGCAATGGCAACTCCACTAGGTAACTGTGTAGTAGATTATGAGTTGCGAGATGAGTTACTTAATAAATTTGAATTTGTAGGCGTTTCAGATTTTGCTCATGCTGAGGAGCATAGTTTAGAAGTGGAATTACCGTTTATTCAGACATTTGTGCCAGAAGCTAAGATTTTACCTCTTCTTAATGGGAGAACTTCTGCTCAAGAGGTTGCCCAGATAGTCTCTTATCTGTGGAATCGAAAAGATATCTATTTTGTTATTAGTAGTGACCTGAGTCATTTTCATTCTTATGAGGTCGCTCAAGGTATTGATCAACAAACGGCCGATATGATTGAAAGTGGAGAGTGGCAAGCTCTTAACGATGAACGTGCTTGTGGGTATGTAGGAATTCAAGGGGTTTTAAAACATATTACAGAAAGTCAGTTTGATGAGGGAATTCATATTGAACGATTGGCTTTATTGAATTCTGCTGATACAGCAGGAGATAAACAACGTGTTGTGGGGTATGGTACTTGGGCAATTTATGATAGTAGTCAAGGAATTGCGTAA
- a CDS encoding pyruvate kinase translates to MSSSDLLKECYQPFSLLQEDVLKLKQNVIEQTEIEKAKLNLQEATESSLYSILNLINYVVMRRNELHPLQSNLARAGISSLGRVEPHVMSNIDSVLNVLSILNTCQPYEQNNLYCVDYDGGYKQLRLRAERLFGRPPKKRSEYIMVTMPSEVSDSVELVESYLDAGMNCARINCAHDDKKTWLKMIENIKKAADKNKQDCRILMDLAGHKIRTGHVYDLKAKKTKKAKIKEISGDTPRVFNGDFIVLSKGSVIENDILENFEPSNVIAVTCTYPPIIDMVEVGQSVWIDDGKIGTVIKAKNNHAILLQVKQVGPKGVRLKEEKGLNFPETDMNLPTLSKKDCHDLKFVAKHADMVGLSFTEAADDVLFLRGMLEELGNANLPILVKIETSKGVRNLPDIMLNALAKNMDLGVMIARGDLAVELGSVRMAEIQDEIIRLCESAHIPVIWATQVLESLAKQGAISRPEISDAAMSQRAECVMLNKGPYIAEAVKILSDVLQRMEGHQFKSHTHMRALHW, encoded by the coding sequence ATGTCTAGCTCAGATTTACTCAAAGAATGTTATCAACCTTTTTCTTTGCTACAAGAAGATGTCTTAAAATTAAAACAAAATGTGATTGAACAGACTGAAATTGAGAAAGCAAAACTTAATCTCCAAGAAGCAACAGAATCCTCTCTTTATAGTATTTTAAATCTAATCAACTACGTTGTGATGCGACGCAATGAACTTCATCCTTTGCAATCAAATTTAGCCCGTGCAGGAATCTCTTCACTCGGGCGAGTCGAGCCACATGTTATGAGTAACATTGATTCGGTGTTGAATGTATTATCGATATTAAATACATGCCAGCCATATGAGCAAAATAATTTATATTGTGTTGACTATGATGGTGGTTATAAACAGCTAAGATTAAGAGCCGAAAGATTATTTGGTCGCCCGCCTAAAAAGCGTTCTGAGTATATTATGGTTACCATGCCTTCTGAGGTTTCAGATTCGGTTGAATTGGTAGAGAGCTATTTGGATGCGGGTATGAATTGTGCACGTATTAACTGTGCACATGACGATAAAAAAACTTGGCTGAAGATGATTGAAAATATTAAAAAAGCCGCTGATAAAAATAAACAAGATTGCCGTATTTTAATGGATTTAGCGGGTCATAAAATTAGAACGGGCCACGTTTATGACCTTAAAGCTAAAAAAACTAAAAAAGCAAAAATCAAAGAAATTAGCGGAGATACTCCTCGTGTCTTTAACGGCGATTTTATAGTGCTTTCTAAAGGCTCTGTTATTGAAAACGACATTCTTGAAAATTTTGAACCCTCTAATGTTATTGCTGTGACTTGTACCTATCCGCCAATCATAGATATGGTTGAAGTTGGCCAATCAGTTTGGATTGACGATGGCAAAATTGGCACGGTTATCAAAGCCAAAAATAATCATGCAATATTGTTACAAGTTAAACAAGTTGGCCCTAAAGGCGTGCGTTTAAAAGAAGAAAAAGGGTTAAATTTTCCCGAAACTGATATGAACTTGCCCACTCTCAGTAAAAAAGATTGTCATGATTTAAAGTTTGTTGCAAAGCATGCTGATATGGTTGGCTTGTCATTTACCGAAGCGGCTGATGATGTGCTTTTTTTGAGAGGGATGTTGGAAGAGCTAGGTAATGCTAACTTACCCATTTTGGTAAAAATAGAAACCTCAAAAGGTGTGAGAAATTTACCCGATATTATGCTCAATGCCTTAGCTAAAAATATGGATTTAGGTGTGATGATTGCACGAGGCGATCTTGCCGTAGAACTTGGTAGTGTGCGTATGGCTGAAATACAAGATGAAATTATTCGCTTATGTGAATCAGCTCATATTCCTGTTATTTGGGCAACACAGGTTCTGGAAAGCCTTGCTAAACAAGGTGCAATTTCACGGCCAGAAATTAGTGATGCGGCGATGTCACAAAGAGCAGAGTGTGTCATGCTTAATAAAGGGCCATATATTGCCGAGGCAGTAAAAATTTTGAGTGATGTTTTACAGCGAATGGAAGGGCATCAATTTAAAAGTCACACCCATATGCGTGCATTGCATTGGTAA